In one window of Photobacterium leiognathi DNA:
- a CDS encoding helix-turn-helix domain-containing protein, with translation MEYLERIKRLAKVQGISQKQLGEALDLQQGTMSRKLSGKYGIEVRELEKIAETLNTSIGYILTGQVDTGTQATTTISTELDNAATCTYIPVIHRKDFSAYTDGSSVEVISKRAIPQHLEREECLGLLIDNENIAQCAPVGSYALATKKAEYRPKQPVFASVRGSEPDFYHMTQLADGVVFSTSQPDFPNLFVNNDEFQIHGYIIQSDWAYDRV, from the coding sequence ATGGAATATTTAGAGAGAATTAAGCGTTTGGCGAAGGTACAAGGTATCAGCCAGAAGCAACTTGGCGAAGCTCTAGATCTTCAACAAGGTACGATGAGCCGCAAACTGTCCGGTAAATACGGCATTGAGGTTCGTGAATTAGAAAAAATTGCAGAAACCTTAAATACTTCTATCGGTTATATCCTAACAGGACAAGTAGATACAGGTACGCAAGCGACAACAACAATCAGTACTGAACTGGATAATGCTGCGACATGTACTTACATCCCAGTGATCCATCGTAAAGATTTTTCAGCATACACTGATGGCAGTTCTGTTGAAGTGATCAGCAAACGTGCAATTCCTCAACACCTTGAGCGTGAAGAGTGTTTAGGTCTTTTAATTGACAATGAAAACATTGCTCAATGTGCGCCTGTTGGTAGCTATGCGCTAGCAACGAAAAAAGCGGAATACCGTCCTAAACAACCAGTATTTGCATCTGTTCGTGGTAGTGAGCCTGACTTTTACCACATGACACAACTTGCTGATGGTGTTGTATTTTCAACATCACAACCGGATTTCCCGAATTTATTCGTGAACAACGATGAGTTCCAAATTCACGGTTACATCATCCAATCTGACTGGGCTTACGATCGCGTATAA
- the yjjX gene encoding inosine/xanthosine triphosphatase, with product MQTVMVASTNPAKIAAVRDAFTLVFPEQVFTVEGIAALSGVRDQPLTCDETLLGAKNRVRHCREQCPNADFIVGLEAGIDEKFTFAWMVIEHQGKMSESRSASLPLPPLALEKIHQGMELGDIMDEMFNQQNVKQKGGAIAMLTNHLLTRSSVYQQALILALIPFIKPELF from the coding sequence ATGCAAACAGTCATGGTTGCTTCAACCAATCCAGCCAAAATTGCCGCTGTGCGTGATGCATTTACGCTCGTTTTTCCAGAACAAGTATTCACTGTTGAAGGTATTGCAGCATTAAGTGGTGTAAGGGATCAGCCGCTAACTTGTGATGAGACACTACTCGGTGCAAAAAATCGTGTTCGTCATTGTCGAGAGCAATGCCCTAATGCTGATTTTATTGTGGGCTTAGAAGCTGGAATAGATGAAAAGTTTACGTTTGCGTGGATGGTGATAGAACATCAAGGAAAAATGAGTGAATCACGTTCAGCCTCTTTACCTTTGCCACCGCTCGCACTGGAGAAAATCCATCAAGGTATGGAGCTCGGTGACATTATGGATGAGATGTTTAACCAACAGAATGTGAAGCAAAAAGGCGGCGCGATTGCGATGCTGACTAATCATCTATTAACGCGAAGCTCGGTTTATCAGCAAGCGTTAATTCTAGCACTGATCCCATTTATTAAGCCTGAGTTATTCTAA
- the trpR gene encoding trp operon repressor: MTTTTDSPDFTEWQNVLDLIRHASAEQRDELLFQVLLTHDEREALIARVNIVHELLNGERSQRKISELLGVGVATITRGSNELKHQDDDTKAWLANFLAQNKPNQ; this comes from the coding sequence ATGACAACAACGACCGATAGCCCTGATTTTACCGAGTGGCAGAATGTACTCGATTTGATCCGCCATGCGTCTGCGGAACAACGTGATGAGTTGTTATTCCAAGTGTTATTAACCCATGATGAGCGAGAAGCACTTATTGCTCGGGTTAATATTGTGCATGAACTACTTAATGGTGAGCGTAGTCAGCGTAAGATCAGTGAATTATTAGGTGTAGGTGTCGCAACGATCACTCGAGGCTCTAACGAGCTAAAACATCAAGATGATGACACTAAAGCTTGGTTAGCGAACTTTCTTGCTCAGAATAAGCCAAATCAATAA
- the sltY gene encoding murein transglycosylase, translated as MELLVPRIPTSHKFFSIALLSLGIASTFSVHAASLEQQRTWYDQAQTAFDNNNMAVFNANKSKLGGYPLYPYLEYRLFNKDLDNKTPSQVKTFVNKYKALPFSQTIQRNYLSYLAGADRWRDFLSVQPTEPSRTSLKCSYFYAKSQTGHASQAWAGAEKLWETGSSLPAVCDPLLDAWTAAGKRTNTLILDRMLLAFKKGNKSLATYLDKQLSGSAQATGDKILALLDKPQGVADFAKQSKVTKFNQALTEAAYYRLARADVKQAVASYNQVVSGQHFDKATKQALADAVASRLMSTSDPVLAKWRDSKLKTSQNVSILERRIRNSIREADWSGVQTWINRLPKEAKDSLRWKFWQAQLLAKKGQKKQADKIYQSLLGERDFYSAAAATILHKPIVYPNQKGPTSTKLIQPYMTTLKRIGELIDTDRLIAANREWGYLLSHIQGVQTKRQLAVYAEKHKWHHLAVQATISGKLWDHMELRFPLAHKWWFDFFSKKRGIPTSTMMALARQESALNIHAQSHVGARGLMQLMPATAAHTAKKLDYKYAGKASLFDPGVNIRLGSGYLKMMLDNNDENRIYSFASYNAGPGRVKQWKKVTDGKLDVYSFIEQIPFNETRGYVQNVLMFDVYYNELMGKKAPLFKPSELKARY; from the coding sequence ATGGAGCTTCTAGTGCCACGCATTCCAACGTCTCATAAGTTTTTTTCCATTGCGCTGTTATCACTAGGCATAGCAAGTACCTTTAGTGTGCATGCAGCCTCGTTAGAGCAACAGCGCACTTGGTATGATCAAGCGCAAACAGCGTTTGATAACAATAATATGGCGGTATTTAACGCCAACAAAAGTAAATTAGGTGGGTATCCGCTATACCCTTACTTGGAATACCGTCTATTTAATAAAGACTTAGATAATAAAACACCTAGCCAAGTAAAAACCTTTGTTAATAAATACAAAGCATTACCTTTTAGCCAAACCATTCAGCGTAATTACTTGTCATATCTTGCAGGGGCTGACAGATGGCGCGATTTCCTATCGGTGCAACCGACAGAGCCTAGTCGCACATCGCTAAAATGTTCTTACTTCTATGCGAAGAGCCAAACCGGTCATGCAAGCCAAGCGTGGGCGGGAGCTGAGAAATTGTGGGAGACGGGTAGCTCATTACCAGCCGTTTGTGATCCTTTATTAGATGCATGGACTGCTGCAGGTAAACGAACTAATACTTTGATCCTTGATCGCATGTTGTTGGCGTTTAAAAAGGGCAACAAGAGTTTAGCGACTTACCTTGATAAGCAATTATCGGGTAGTGCACAAGCAACAGGGGATAAGATCCTCGCGTTATTAGATAAGCCGCAGGGCGTGGCAGATTTTGCTAAACAAAGTAAGGTGACCAAGTTTAACCAAGCGCTAACCGAGGCAGCATATTACCGTTTAGCTCGCGCTGATGTTAAACAAGCGGTGGCTTCATATAATCAGGTGGTTTCAGGTCAGCATTTTGATAAAGCAACTAAGCAAGCATTGGCTGATGCGGTGGCATCACGACTTATGTCAACCAGTGATCCTGTGTTAGCAAAATGGCGTGATAGCAAATTAAAGACGAGCCAGAACGTGAGCATTTTAGAACGTCGTATTCGTAATTCGATCCGTGAAGCGGATTGGAGCGGCGTACAAACGTGGATCAATCGCTTACCAAAAGAAGCGAAAGACAGCCTACGTTGGAAGTTCTGGCAAGCTCAGCTATTAGCAAAGAAAGGTCAGAAAAAGCAAGCAGATAAGATTTACCAATCACTATTAGGTGAGCGTGATTTTTACAGTGCAGCTGCTGCCACAATCTTACACAAGCCGATTGTATATCCTAATCAAAAAGGACCAACATCAACCAAGCTGATCCAACCATATATGACGACATTAAAGCGTATTGGTGAGTTGATTGATACTGATAGGTTGATTGCTGCTAATCGTGAATGGGGCTATTTGTTATCGCATATTCAAGGTGTACAAACTAAGCGTCAGTTAGCGGTTTATGCGGAAAAACACAAGTGGCATCACCTTGCGGTACAAGCAACGATCTCCGGTAAGCTTTGGGATCATATGGAATTACGTTTCCCATTAGCGCATAAATGGTGGTTTGATTTCTTTAGTAAAAAGCGTGGCATTCCAACGTCAACCATGATGGCATTAGCCCGTCAGGAAAGTGCGTTAAATATTCACGCTCAATCACATGTAGGTGCGCGAGGCTTAATGCAGTTAATGCCTGCAACCGCAGCACATACCGCGAAGAAATTGGATTATAAGTACGCAGGTAAAGCAAGCTTGTTTGATCCAGGTGTGAACATTCGCTTAGGTAGTGGTTACTTAAAAATGATGCTGGATAATAACGATGAAAACCGTATTTATTCTTTCGCATCTTATAACGCGGGTCCCGGTCGTGTTAAGCAATGGAAGAAAGTCACCGATGGCAAATTAGATGTGTACAGCTTTATTGAGCAGATCCCATTTAACGAGACCCGTGGTTATGTCCAAAACGTACTGATGTTCGATGTGTACTATAACGAACTCATGGGCAAAAAAGCGCCGTTGTTTAAGCCGAGTGAGCTAAAAGCTCGTTATTAG
- the ettA gene encoding energy-dependent translational throttle protein EttA — MADYVYTMSRVGKIVPPKRQILKDISLSFFPGAKIGVLGLNGAGKSTLLRIMAGIDTDIEGEARPQAGLKIGYLPQEPILDESKTVREVVEESVSDVKEALIRLDQVYAAYAEPDADFDALAKEQGELEALIETKDGHNLGMQLERAADALRLPEWDAVVKNLSGGERRRVAICRLLLDKPDMLLLDEPTNHLDAESVAWLEHFLVDYSGTVVAITHDRYFLDNAAGWILELDRGEGIPWQGNYSSWLEQKDARLKQEASQERALQKTIEKELEWVRQNPKGRQAKSKARMARFEELQSNDHQKRNETNELFIPPGERLGDKVIEVNNLTKSFGDRVLIDDLSFSIPKGAIVGIIGANGAGKSTLFKMLSGTEQPDAGTIELGDTVKLASVEQFRDSMNDNNTVYQEISEGADIIKINSFEIPARAYVSRFNFKGSDQQKRIGDLSGGERNRVHLAKLLKAGGNVLLLDEPTNDLDVETLRALEEALLEFPGCAMVISHDRWFLDRIATHILDYRDEGQVNFFEGNFTEYADWLKKTLGSDATEPHRIKYKRIAK, encoded by the coding sequence ATGGCTGATTACGTCTATACCATGTCGCGAGTGGGAAAAATCGTCCCACCTAAGCGTCAAATTCTAAAAGATATTTCACTGAGCTTTTTCCCTGGCGCTAAGATCGGTGTCCTAGGTCTAAACGGTGCAGGTAAATCAACATTACTACGCATCATGGCAGGTATCGATACTGATATCGAAGGTGAAGCACGTCCACAAGCAGGTCTAAAAATTGGTTACCTACCACAGGAGCCAATCCTAGACGAAAGCAAAACTGTACGTGAAGTGGTTGAAGAATCTGTATCAGATGTGAAAGAAGCACTGATCCGTCTTGACCAAGTATACGCAGCTTACGCAGAACCTGATGCAGACTTCGATGCACTTGCTAAAGAGCAAGGTGAACTTGAAGCGTTGATCGAAACCAAAGATGGTCACAACCTAGGTATGCAACTTGAACGTGCCGCTGATGCGCTTCGTCTTCCTGAGTGGGATGCGGTTGTTAAAAACCTATCTGGTGGTGAGCGTCGTCGTGTTGCTATCTGTCGTCTACTGTTAGATAAGCCAGACATGCTACTGCTTGACGAACCAACCAACCACTTAGATGCTGAATCTGTGGCATGGCTTGAGCACTTCCTCGTCGATTACAGCGGCACTGTTGTGGCTATCACGCACGACCGTTACTTCCTAGATAACGCTGCGGGCTGGATCTTAGAACTTGACCGTGGTGAAGGTATTCCATGGCAAGGTAACTACTCTTCATGGCTAGAGCAAAAAGATGCACGTTTAAAACAAGAAGCATCTCAAGAGCGCGCGCTACAGAAGACTATTGAGAAAGAACTTGAGTGGGTACGTCAGAACCCTAAAGGTCGCCAAGCGAAATCTAAAGCACGTATGGCGCGCTTTGAAGAGCTACAAAGCAACGATCACCAAAAGCGTAATGAAACAAACGAACTGTTCATTCCGCCAGGTGAGCGTCTAGGTGACAAAGTTATCGAAGTGAATAACCTAACTAAATCGTTCGGTGATCGCGTACTTATCGATGACTTATCATTCAGCATTCCTAAGGGTGCTATCGTTGGTATCATTGGTGCTAACGGTGCAGGTAAATCTACCCTATTTAAGATGCTAAGTGGTACAGAGCAACCTGACGCAGGTACGATCGAGCTAGGTGATACTGTGAAACTGGCATCGGTTGAGCAGTTCCGCGATAGCATGAACGACAACAACACTGTGTACCAAGAGATTTCTGAAGGCGCTGATATCATCAAGATCAACAGCTTTGAAATCCCTGCGCGTGCATACGTGTCTCGCTTTAACTTCAAAGGTAGTGATCAACAAAAACGCATTGGTGATCTATCTGGTGGTGAGCGTAACCGTGTCCACCTTGCGAAACTACTTAAAGCGGGCGGTAACGTATTACTACTCGATGAGCCAACCAACGACCTTGACGTTGAAACCCTACGTGCACTAGAAGAAGCACTACTAGAGTTCCCTGGCTGTGCTATGGTTATCTCGCACGACCGTTGGTTCCTAGACCGTATCGCAACTCACATCCTAGACTACCGTGACGAAGGTCAAGTGAACTTCTTTGAAGGTAACTTCACTGAATACGCTGATTGGCTGAAGAAAACGCTAGGCTCAGATGCGACAGAACCACACCGTATCAAATACAAGCGTATTGCTAAATAA
- a CDS encoding M23 family metallopeptidase, with the protein MMFNPKNVTTKLRSGDIKALTANVARYTGLFIVCGLVTYGTNAIVELYTSAQNSHQQVSKLRNKALELSASLSEETALNKTLNDSLEKKTQSLEKLNQRIDDMENILGLSDENPPQTIKQRVDTAAINSAVKATLFQLIPNGKPTPDAPLTSGFGTRVHPITKQRKNHDGLDFGASKGTPIYAPADAVIEKVNASKYGYGNQLTLNHTMGFVSTYSHMSKFNVKQGQFVNKGELIGWTGNSGLSTGPHLHYEIHFLGKPLNPRPFVNWNIENFDTLFEKEPNVEWTSLLNTVGSMVEMQVQLASDHSQDIFNTANHPKPKVTFDTHK; encoded by the coding sequence ATGATGTTTAATCCAAAGAACGTAACCACAAAACTTCGCAGCGGTGATATAAAAGCACTCACTGCTAATGTTGCTCGATATACTGGGCTCTTCATTGTTTGTGGATTAGTCACTTATGGTACGAATGCCATAGTTGAGTTGTATACCTCAGCACAAAACTCCCATCAGCAAGTCTCTAAATTGCGCAATAAAGCGTTAGAACTGAGTGCATCACTATCAGAAGAGACAGCACTTAACAAAACCCTGAATGATTCCTTAGAGAAAAAAACACAATCGCTAGAAAAGTTAAATCAGCGTATTGATGATATGGAAAACATTCTAGGATTGAGTGATGAAAATCCACCTCAAACGATCAAACAACGGGTTGATACTGCCGCTATTAATTCTGCAGTCAAAGCAACGCTATTTCAACTTATCCCTAATGGTAAGCCAACACCAGATGCACCATTAACGTCAGGCTTTGGTACTCGTGTTCATCCCATTACCAAGCAACGTAAAAACCATGATGGATTAGACTTCGGTGCAAGTAAGGGGACACCTATTTATGCGCCAGCAGATGCGGTGATCGAAAAGGTTAACGCCAGTAAATACGGCTATGGTAATCAGCTAACACTTAATCACACTATGGGGTTTGTCTCTACCTATTCACACATGAGTAAATTCAATGTGAAGCAAGGACAGTTCGTTAACAAAGGGGAACTGATTGGCTGGACGGGTAACTCTGGGCTATCGACAGGGCCTCATCTGCATTATGAGATCCATTTTTTAGGTAAGCCGCTTAACCCACGTCCGTTTGTTAATTGGAATATCGAGAATTTCGACACGCTATTTGAAAAAGAGCCAAATGTTGAATGGACATCACTGCTCAATACCGTCGGCAGTATGGTGGAAATGCAAGTACAGTTAGCATCAGATCATAGCCAAGATATATTCAATACAGCGAATCATCCCAAGCCTAAAGTGACTTTTGATACTCACAAGTAG
- a CDS encoding IS110 family transposase, translated as MSTIHILGIDLGKHCFHAVAHNYAGKEVLRKKYNRSQLLKFLSNLETTTIAFEACGGAHWLARKCADFGHQVQLIPPQYVKPYVKGNKNDFIDAAAIAEAASRPSMRFVAVKSEEAQVIAVIHRIRDGFIKERTACMSRIGAILLEFGLSLPTGHAKMKMLFQWIADQKYQTLPQSLMYELSLIHAHYLYLNEQIKIQDTKLKQLAEQHELAKLLKTVPGIGDLTATLCVADVSAASNFSNGRNMAAWLGLVPRQYSTGGKTKLLGVSKRGNKHLRTLFIHGARAVLSRLETTGKVFGQWLVDLRASKPFNVVVVALANKLARIAWAVLYHRQAFKTASQS; from the coding sequence ATGTCTACTATCCACATCTTAGGTATCGATTTAGGTAAACACTGCTTTCATGCTGTCGCACACAATTACGCAGGTAAAGAGGTGCTACGTAAGAAATATAATCGAAGCCAACTTCTAAAGTTTCTCTCAAATTTAGAAACCACCACTATCGCATTTGAAGCATGTGGTGGTGCACATTGGTTAGCCCGTAAATGTGCTGATTTTGGGCATCAAGTTCAACTCATTCCTCCTCAGTATGTAAAACCTTATGTGAAAGGCAATAAAAATGACTTCATTGATGCTGCAGCTATCGCTGAAGCAGCAAGTCGACCTTCCATGCGCTTTGTTGCTGTTAAATCAGAAGAAGCACAAGTCATTGCTGTCATTCATCGTATCCGTGATGGTTTTATTAAGGAGCGAACAGCCTGTATGTCTCGTATCGGAGCGATATTGTTAGAGTTTGGACTGAGCTTGCCTACAGGACATGCGAAAATGAAGATGCTTTTTCAGTGGATAGCAGACCAAAAATATCAAACTCTTCCACAAAGTCTTATGTACGAATTAAGCTTAATTCACGCACATTATTTGTATCTTAATGAGCAGATAAAAATACAAGATACGAAGTTGAAACAGCTAGCTGAGCAACATGAATTGGCTAAGTTATTAAAAACTGTGCCTGGCATCGGTGATTTAACAGCAACCCTATGTGTGGCAGATGTTAGTGCCGCCAGTAACTTTTCAAATGGAAGGAATATGGCTGCTTGGTTAGGGTTAGTGCCTCGACAATACTCTACGGGAGGTAAAACAAAGTTACTTGGGGTGAGTAAACGAGGAAATAAACATCTCCGGACATTATTCATTCATGGCGCAAGAGCTGTATTATCAAGGTTAGAGACAACGGGTAAAGTCTTCGGACAATGGCTGGTAGATTTAAGAGCCAGTAAGCCATTCAATGTGGTTGTTGTCGCATTGGCTAACAAATTAGCAAGAATAGCTTGGGCGGTGTTATACCACCGCCAAGCGTTTAAGACTGCATCGCAGTCATAA
- the radA gene encoding DNA repair protein RadA: protein MAKAAKRAYVCSDCGMDFARWQGQCSGCKAWNTITEFTIPNTKSGLTSSSARASVGGYAGVVGGGSKKLNEVEAVEAEKMLTGIGELDRVLCGGLTTGSVNIISGDPGAGKTTLLSDLVARMSQLMPSLYCTAEESLSQFKNRVNRLKLNCNEDNLYLMAETSVEAIIAELEVKQIKFAVIDSIQAVSTELANGSPGSPSQVKAAAQALTQYCKQNNVTMFLIAHVNKNNEIAGPQTLVHIVDSLLHIDTNDGQVRTLRANKNRFGDVDTVGIFRMTERGMLSVDNPSEIFLSGSTTESSGSAITCIRKGNRNILLEIQCLTTETEGEFPQRVCVGLNMNRIKMLTGILRKHAKTKIYHDTFFNIVGGLKIDESETCIDLALVAALLSSLNEFVVPRTTCIMGELSLNGDVRPIDSGVPRVKEAAQHGFTEIFIPYRNYHKSMEGLGAKITPVKTIHELLDLIN from the coding sequence ATGGCGAAAGCAGCAAAACGTGCATATGTTTGTAGTGATTGTGGGATGGACTTTGCTCGTTGGCAAGGTCAGTGCTCTGGATGTAAAGCGTGGAATACGATCACTGAATTTACGATCCCTAATACCAAATCTGGATTAACCAGCAGTTCTGCACGCGCAAGTGTTGGTGGTTACGCAGGTGTTGTGGGTGGCGGCTCGAAAAAACTGAACGAAGTTGAAGCGGTAGAAGCTGAGAAGATGCTAACAGGCATTGGTGAGCTTGATCGCGTACTTTGTGGCGGCTTAACGACCGGATCTGTCAATATTATTTCAGGCGATCCCGGTGCAGGTAAAACAACGCTGCTTTCCGACTTAGTTGCGCGTATGTCTCAGTTAATGCCGTCACTTTACTGTACTGCAGAAGAGTCACTGTCGCAGTTTAAGAACCGTGTGAACCGCCTCAAGCTTAATTGTAATGAAGATAATTTATATCTGATGGCGGAAACCAGTGTGGAAGCGATCATTGCAGAGCTTGAAGTTAAACAAATCAAGTTTGCGGTTATTGACTCTATTCAGGCGGTATCAACAGAGCTTGCCAATGGTAGCCCTGGTTCACCATCACAAGTAAAAGCAGCAGCACAAGCGTTAACCCAGTATTGTAAGCAAAATAACGTAACGATGTTTTTGATTGCTCACGTAAACAAAAACAATGAAATTGCAGGCCCACAAACGCTTGTTCATATCGTTGACTCCTTACTGCACATTGATACCAATGATGGTCAAGTACGTACCCTGCGCGCCAATAAAAACCGTTTTGGTGATGTCGATACCGTTGGTATTTTCCGCATGACTGAACGCGGTATGCTCAGTGTTGATAACCCAAGTGAGATCTTCTTATCGGGTTCAACAACAGAATCATCGGGCTCTGCCATTACCTGTATTCGTAAAGGTAACCGTAATATCTTGTTGGAGATCCAGTGTTTAACCACGGAAACCGAAGGTGAGTTCCCACAGCGCGTGTGTGTCGGTCTAAATATGAACCGTATCAAAATGCTGACGGGTATTTTACGTAAGCATGCGAAAACGAAGATCTACCACGATACCTTTTTCAATATCGTTGGCGGCTTGAAAATTGATGAGTCAGAAACCTGCATCGACTTGGCGCTGGTGGCTGCACTATTGAGTAGCTTAAATGAGTTCGTGGTGCCTCGTACTACGTGCATCATGGGAGAGTTGAGCCTAAACGGTGATGTTCGCCCGATTGATAGCGGTGTGCCTCGTGTGAAAGAAGCGGCGCAACATGGTTTTACCGAGATCTTTATTCCTTACCGTAACTATCATAAATCAATGGAAGGGTTAGGCGCGAAAATCACGCCAGTGAAAACCATTCATGAGTTACTGGATTTGATCAACTAA
- a CDS encoding PilZ domain-containing protein → MQLDDYKALIEQLLPVYGSEDFQQVFDSLTSSESGPIKLRIKMEINRLMTPCKKIIDLRGRVKGQCRPYTFNDQTHWLDDVAINILHRRSKVFNNQYCTGLYEALVNTHNDFRELHQQGERSTLVTQKSNLELFTANLIRFGHYLHREENRLQISTPVTINFPLNQQIWGMTADLSFSGAKFKVPAAFNYRLGQTIDATFPQLAITHDEPCFEQPHRYRILGIDDNPEDNSFKWLRLIALSDNEALKTMIVESQNKGTLRHRHNHEDKIIQARTQGYEHCFLKHTVGIPLFFSGTELKYALLTDHNRYLWQYWHDERNQPVINQLLSEQRIASLGRKGLKQSSTLIYCFHHDHQGSRYFYSAALPEMDQEQRRLFWLLGAHRDSWRVMRLTVYPLRQQELEKLNDVAPEMLEKFQDLTHVGVLQDITHKATQPDYRAAHKSSLDSKAINPFRHPKNPICLAEAIHFDPKPQRSESRFAYKTPISLYQQGQLISVSHSIDFSSKGLNINLDTPFRCKKDDPVIIKFDQLQRLAKIDILNRMPYRVIRTSPNGKNIQLITEGSKESAASEQFLRNLIKSNQEKLALCEEQLSSPAMLLAMHQMLLTRLNSIPYFAEKIDHKIKVKTVGSNFPLTPLADIFYQLGEHKHFDLSLLFKRRVKEMLAYPMRPIENVREPYVHELYIAFQQQDGEIKKIAVKASYEFETLEDRIRFITFARKNGSFLAIRVTALPIFNPLTALIGEKLSELARLTLHRARALEAEFISLIGCGEIFDITDEVLVRLEIS, encoded by the coding sequence ATGCAGTTGGACGATTACAAAGCACTCATAGAACAACTATTACCTGTATACGGAAGCGAAGATTTCCAACAGGTATTTGATAGTTTAACCAGTAGCGAATCCGGGCCGATCAAACTCCGTATAAAAATGGAAATTAATCGGTTAATGACCCCGTGTAAAAAAATCATTGATTTACGTGGTCGAGTAAAGGGGCAATGTCGCCCATATACTTTTAACGATCAAACACACTGGCTTGATGATGTAGCCATCAATATTTTACATCGCCGTAGTAAAGTCTTTAATAATCAATACTGTACTGGTTTGTATGAGGCATTAGTTAATACGCATAATGATTTTCGTGAGCTCCACCAGCAAGGTGAACGCTCAACACTTGTGACGCAGAAAAGTAATCTTGAACTCTTTACCGCTAATTTGATCCGCTTTGGTCATTATCTCCACCGAGAAGAAAATCGCCTACAAATCAGCACCCCAGTAACTATTAATTTCCCGCTTAATCAACAGATTTGGGGAATGACCGCTGATCTATCTTTTTCCGGTGCCAAATTTAAAGTCCCAGCAGCATTTAACTATCGTCTTGGGCAAACCATCGATGCCACTTTCCCGCAATTAGCAATAACACACGATGAGCCGTGCTTTGAGCAACCTCACCGTTACCGCATTTTAGGTATTGATGACAACCCAGAAGACAACAGCTTTAAATGGTTACGACTGATCGCATTAAGTGACAATGAAGCCTTAAAAACCATGATCGTCGAGAGTCAAAACAAAGGCACATTACGACATCGCCATAACCATGAAGATAAAATCATTCAGGCACGCACCCAAGGCTATGAGCATTGTTTTCTCAAACATACCGTGGGGATCCCTCTGTTCTTCTCAGGCACTGAGCTGAAATACGCCTTATTGACCGATCACAACCGTTATTTATGGCAATACTGGCATGATGAGCGTAATCAACCCGTGATCAATCAGCTACTCTCCGAGCAACGTATCGCATCATTGGGGCGTAAGGGACTCAAGCAATCTAGTACCCTCATTTATTGTTTCCATCATGATCACCAAGGCTCACGCTATTTCTACTCCGCTGCTTTGCCTGAAATGGATCAAGAGCAGCGTCGTCTATTCTGGCTGCTTGGTGCACACCGTGACAGCTGGCGTGTGATGCGATTAACGGTATACCCTTTGCGCCAACAAGAGCTAGAAAAGCTCAATGATGTCGCCCCTGAAATGCTAGAGAAATTCCAAGATCTCACTCATGTTGGTGTACTACAAGACATTACTCACAAGGCGACACAGCCAGATTATCGTGCAGCCCATAAATCAAGCTTAGATAGCAAAGCGATCAACCCATTTAGACACCCGAAAAACCCAATTTGTCTGGCGGAAGCGATCCATTTCGATCCCAAGCCGCAACGTAGTGAATCTCGCTTTGCTTATAAAACCCCGATCTCTTTATATCAACAAGGGCAATTGATCAGCGTCAGTCACTCTATTGATTTCTCCAGTAAAGGGCTGAACATCAATCTCGATACCCCTTTTCGTTGTAAGAAAGACGATCCTGTGATCATTAAATTTGATCAGCTTCAGCGATTAGCCAAAATAGATATTCTCAATCGTATGCCTTATCGGGTGATCCGTACTAGCCCTAACGGCAAGAATATCCAGCTAATCACCGAGGGAAGTAAAGAATCAGCCGCTAGTGAGCAATTCTTACGTAACTTAATTAAGAGTAACCAAGAAAAACTTGCGCTGTGTGAAGAGCAACTTTCGTCACCTGCGATGTTGCTGGCGATGCACCAAATGCTGCTTACTCGTTTAAATAGCATTCCGTATTTTGCCGAAAAGATTGACCATAAAATCAAAGTGAAAACTGTCGGTTCAAACTTCCCATTAACACCACTTGCCGATATTTTTTATCAGTTAGGCGAGCATAAACACTTTGATCTCAGTCTACTGTTTAAGCGTCGGGTTAAAGAAATGCTAGCCTACCCAATGCGTCCAATTGAAAACGTACGCGAACCTTATGTTCATGAACTGTATATTGCTTTCCAGCAACAAGACGGAGAAATAAAAAAAATCGCGGTCAAAGCGAGCTATGAGTTTGAAACCTTAGAAGATCGCATTCGCTTTATTACCTTTGCTCGTAAAAATGGTAGTTTTCTTGCCATCCGTGTGACTGCATTACCGATTTTTAATCCGCTAACTGCATTAATTGGTGAGAAGCTCAGTGAATTGGCTCGTTTAACACTCCATAGAGCAAGAGCACTTGAAGCGGAATTTATTTCGCTGATTGGTTGTGGTGAGATCTTCGATATTACTGACGAAGTATTAGTTCGATTAGAGATCAGCTAA